Proteins encoded within one genomic window of Gemmatimonadota bacterium:
- the lspA gene encoding signal peptidase II: protein MERDTVADGTRGTDHGRATPATPAERGRMTARCASIAAAIALVDWVSKALIQRFMDPYQQVDVIGEYVRLTYIFNPGAAFGIHLGDASRLVFLLLSVTALVALVTMFHLTPAHNSRRLTAIALIVGGAVGNLLDRVRHAHGVVDFLDVGIGGVRWPVFNVADVAVTAGAVLLAMTLWRDDRSGEVG from the coding sequence GTGGAGCGCGACACGGTGGCGGACGGTACGCGCGGGACGGACCACGGGCGCGCCACGCCCGCGACTCCCGCCGAGCGTGGGAGGATGACCGCCCGTTGCGCCTCCATCGCGGCCGCGATCGCGTTGGTGGACTGGGTCTCCAAGGCGCTGATTCAGCGCTTCATGGACCCCTACCAGCAGGTGGACGTGATCGGCGAGTACGTGCGGCTCACATACATCTTCAATCCGGGCGCGGCGTTCGGAATCCACCTCGGGGACGCCTCCCGGCTCGTCTTTCTCCTGCTTTCCGTGACCGCGCTGGTGGCGCTCGTGACGATGTTCCACCTCACGCCGGCCCACAACAGCCGCCGGCTGACGGCCATCGCGCTCATCGTCGGAGGCGCGGTCGGCAACCTCCTGGACCGGGTGCGGCACGCCCACGGGGTGGTCGATTTCCTGGACGTCGGCATCGGCGGCGTGCGCTGGCCCGTATTCAACGTGGCCGACGTGGCCGTAACCGCGGGCGCGGTGCTCCTCGCGATGACGCTGTGGCGCGACGATCGGTCGGGGGAAGTCGGGTGA
- the ileS gene encoding isoleucine--tRNA ligase, with protein sequence MNFPEFPPDARGLEEALLEQWRSEELFYKTLEATRAGEPFVFWEGPPTANGRPGLHHVFSRTLKDVVCRFRAAQGRQVTRIAGWDTHGLPVEIEAEKKLGVSGKRAIEELGVAAFNKACRDSVFTYKEDWERLSERIAYWLDYRRPYVTFSHDYIESVWSLLAELHGNGFLYRGHKSVPYCPRCGTVLSSHEVALGYEDVADPSLYFTAPLLDADGSPDPEGRAFVVWTTTPWTLPANAALAVHPDLAYAEVRHGDARLLLAEERVQALFGEEAEVVRRWPASELIGRRYDRPFDLLADDGESEAAWTVVAEDFVSADDGSGLVHIAPAFGADDYASGQRHGLPMLRPIDDAGRFEEGVRMVGGAFVKDADEPLLEDLRARGRVFRYSLEEHTYPHCWRCSTPLLYMARDSWFLETTRVRDDMVAHNEAVNWYPPEVGTGRFGEWLSGNVDWALSRDRYWGTPLPVWVCDADEGHVEVIGSYAALAERAGPLGDDFDPHKPGIDALQWGCARCAGVMRRVPEVIDVWFDSGAMPYAQWHWPHENDADFEAHFPADYICEGIDQTRGWFYSLMAIATMLGRGPAYRNVIVNGLLLDADGQKMSKSKGNVVDPWDPIGEYGADAVRWYFLAASQPWSAKRFDKAVLGESFRRTFDTLANTYRILQLYANLEGWAPSDADPALLDRGALDRWMLSRLASATEKVTAALEAYDLTGAARAIGDLVVDDVSNWYVRRSRDRFWGSADALDTRAAFRTLFETLVGVSRLLAPFTPFVADWLHRALNGGETVHLAGWPAPAGSDAALEAEMDAARTLSSLGRAARESIQVRVRQPLRAVHVTLPKGVALREEVTDLLRAELNVKEVHPVDDATDFVTLAAKPDFRALGPRFGKRTNDVAGAARSASAEALAGFRESGELVVELDGESVTLGAAEVELQQHAREGFAVETDGVLTAALDPTLDEKLELEGLARELVSRIQRLRKESGLEVQHRIDLSVRAEGRVARSVQAHRAFIMDETLAVSLGEEDLVPGDQPAGSVQLELDGDAVMIGLVVSVR encoded by the coding sequence ATGAATTTTCCGGAGTTTCCGCCCGACGCGAGGGGCCTGGAGGAGGCCCTGCTCGAGCAGTGGCGGTCCGAGGAGCTCTTCTACAAGACGCTCGAGGCGACCCGCGCTGGCGAGCCGTTCGTTTTCTGGGAGGGGCCCCCGACCGCGAACGGCCGGCCCGGGCTCCACCACGTGTTCTCGCGCACGCTCAAGGACGTGGTGTGCCGGTTCCGCGCCGCGCAGGGTCGGCAGGTAACCCGGATCGCGGGCTGGGACACGCACGGCCTGCCGGTCGAGATCGAGGCGGAGAAGAAGCTGGGCGTGAGCGGCAAGCGCGCGATCGAGGAACTAGGCGTAGCGGCGTTCAACAAGGCATGCCGCGACAGCGTATTCACGTACAAGGAGGACTGGGAACGCCTGTCGGAGCGGATCGCCTACTGGCTCGACTACCGGCGGCCCTACGTGACTTTTTCGCACGACTACATCGAGAGCGTGTGGTCGCTGCTCGCCGAGCTGCACGGGAACGGCTTCCTTTACAGGGGGCACAAGAGCGTGCCGTACTGCCCGCGCTGCGGCACGGTGCTCAGCTCGCACGAGGTGGCGCTCGGCTACGAGGACGTGGCCGATCCGTCCCTGTATTTCACGGCGCCGCTGCTCGACGCCGACGGTTCGCCCGACCCGGAGGGGAGGGCCTTCGTCGTGTGGACCACCACGCCGTGGACGCTACCGGCGAACGCCGCGCTCGCGGTGCATCCGGACCTGGCCTACGCCGAGGTTCGTCACGGGGACGCGCGCCTGCTGCTCGCCGAGGAGCGGGTGCAGGCGCTGTTCGGGGAGGAGGCCGAGGTGGTGCGCCGCTGGCCCGCGTCCGAGTTGATCGGGCGGCGTTACGACAGGCCCTTCGACCTGCTGGCCGATGACGGTGAGTCGGAAGCCGCCTGGACGGTGGTGGCCGAGGATTTCGTCAGCGCCGACGACGGCAGCGGTTTGGTGCACATCGCCCCCGCGTTCGGGGCCGACGACTACGCTTCGGGACAGCGCCACGGGCTGCCGATGCTGCGTCCGATCGACGACGCCGGGCGTTTCGAGGAGGGCGTCAGGATGGTCGGCGGGGCGTTCGTGAAGGACGCCGACGAGCCCCTGTTGGAGGACCTACGGGCGCGCGGGCGGGTGTTCAGGTACTCGCTGGAAGAGCACACCTACCCGCACTGCTGGCGCTGCTCGACCCCGCTGCTCTACATGGCTCGCGATTCGTGGTTCCTCGAGACCACGCGCGTTCGCGACGACATGGTCGCCCACAACGAGGCGGTGAACTGGTACCCGCCCGAGGTGGGCACGGGCCGCTTCGGCGAGTGGCTCTCGGGCAACGTCGATTGGGCGCTTTCCCGCGATCGCTACTGGGGGACGCCCCTGCCGGTGTGGGTTTGCGACGCCGACGAGGGCCACGTCGAGGTGATCGGGTCGTACGCGGCGCTGGCCGAGCGCGCGGGTCCGCTGGGCGACGACTTCGACCCGCACAAGCCGGGCATCGACGCCCTGCAGTGGGGGTGCGCGCGCTGCGCGGGCGTAATGCGCCGCGTGCCCGAGGTGATCGACGTCTGGTTCGACAGCGGCGCCATGCCGTACGCCCAGTGGCACTGGCCCCACGAGAACGACGCCGACTTCGAGGCCCATTTCCCCGCCGACTACATCTGCGAGGGGATCGACCAGACCCGCGGGTGGTTCTACTCGCTGATGGCTATCGCCACCATGCTGGGGCGCGGGCCGGCGTACCGGAACGTGATCGTCAACGGGCTTCTGCTGGACGCCGACGGGCAGAAGATGTCCAAGTCGAAGGGCAACGTCGTCGACCCGTGGGATCCGATCGGGGAGTACGGCGCGGACGCCGTGCGCTGGTACTTCCTGGCGGCCAGCCAACCGTGGAGCGCGAAGCGCTTCGACAAGGCCGTGCTCGGAGAATCCTTCCGCCGCACCTTCGACACGCTCGCCAACACGTACCGGATCCTCCAGCTCTACGCCAACCTGGAGGGATGGGCACCGTCCGACGCCGACCCCGCCCTGCTCGACCGGGGTGCGCTGGACCGTTGGATGCTTTCGCGTCTCGCGTCGGCGACCGAAAAGGTCACGGCGGCGCTGGAGGCGTACGATCTGACCGGAGCCGCGCGGGCGATCGGGGACCTGGTGGTGGACGACGTGTCGAACTGGTACGTGCGCCGGAGCCGGGATCGGTTCTGGGGCAGCGCCGACGCCCTGGATACGCGCGCCGCCTTCCGAACGCTCTTCGAGACCCTCGTCGGGGTGAGTCGATTGCTGGCTCCCTTCACACCCTTCGTGGCCGACTGGCTCCACCGGGCCCTCAACGGCGGCGAGACCGTCCACCTGGCCGGCTGGCCGGCGCCGGCGGGCTCGGACGCCGCGCTCGAGGCGGAGATGGATGCGGCCCGGACGCTGTCCAGCCTGGGCCGCGCCGCCAGGGAGAGCATCCAGGTTCGCGTCCGCCAGCCGCTGCGCGCGGTGCACGTGACCCTGCCCAAGGGCGTCGCGTTGCGTGAAGAGGTCACCGACCTCCTGCGCGCCGAGCTCAACGTCAAGGAGGTGCACCCCGTCGATGACGCCACGGACTTCGTGACGCTCGCGGCGAAACCGGACTTCCGCGCGCTGGGGCCGCGCTTCGGCAAGCGCACGAATGACGTAGCGGGTGCCGCGAGGTCGGCATCGGCCGAGGCGCTCGCCGGATTTCGCGAGAGCGGCGAGCTGGTCGTCGAGCTGGACGGCGAGAGCGTCACGCTCGGCGCCGCCGAGGTGGAGCTCCAGCAGCACGCGCGCGAGGGGTTCGCGGTGGAGACCGACGGCGTGCTCACCGCGGCGCTGGATCCGACCCTGGACGAGAAGCTGGAGCTGGAAGGTCTCGCGCGGGAATTGGTCAGCCGGATCCAGAGGCTGCGCAAGGAATCCGGCCTGGAGGTCCAGCACCGCATCGATCTCAGCGTGCGCGCAGAAGGTCGAGTTGCGCGATCCGTCCAGGCGCACCGCGCGTTCATCATGGATGAAACGCTCGCCGTGAGTCTGGGGGAAGAGGACCTCGTTCCGGGGGACCAACCGGCGGGGAGCGTGCAACTGGAGTTGGATGGCGACGCCGTCATGATCGGCCTCGTCGTTTCGGTACGATGA